In Nitrospira sp., one genomic interval encodes:
- a CDS encoding glycosyltransferase family 2 protein produces the protein MTLRLQFPSGSATVSAQQRRVKDHRQQHTPAGGCLRVTLTSTQAPYLSVIVPAYNEAHRLPPTLQHIATHLTQRRLAYEILVVDDGSLDGTAREVESAALRIPQIRLIRLPNNMGKGAAVRHGMQTARGLLQLFTDADGATPIEEFSHLEQALEAGADLAIGSRALASRQPGYTVQARWLRSALGTTFNGMVQRLGLPLADTQCGFKLFRRSVAQDLFAVTCVNGYAFDLEVLYVAQRRGYRIAEVPVNWADQPGSKVRVWRDGFTMLQELLEIRRREAEGFYHPRSRELLQPIEPALASIEPSHP, from the coding sequence GTGACGCTGCGCTTGCAATTCCCCTCCGGCTCGGCTACCGTGTCGGCCCAACAGCGACGCGTCAAGGACCATCGGCAGCAACACACTCCGGCTGGAGGCTGTCTCCGCGTGACACTCACCTCGACTCAAGCGCCGTATCTCTCGGTCATCGTCCCGGCCTACAATGAAGCCCATCGCCTCCCCCCGACTCTCCAGCATATCGCAACCCATTTGACCCAACGCAGGTTGGCCTATGAAATCCTCGTCGTCGACGACGGCAGCTTGGACGGAACCGCGCGAGAGGTGGAGTCTGCGGCCCTACGGATTCCGCAGATTCGGCTGATTCGCCTGCCCAACAACATGGGAAAGGGGGCCGCCGTCCGCCATGGCATGCAGACAGCGCGGGGACTGCTGCAACTGTTTACGGATGCCGACGGGGCCACCCCTATCGAAGAATTCTCCCACTTGGAGCAGGCGCTTGAGGCGGGGGCAGACCTGGCCATCGGATCACGCGCCTTGGCCTCACGGCAACCGGGCTACACCGTTCAGGCGCGCTGGCTGCGCAGCGCATTGGGAACGACCTTCAATGGCATGGTGCAGCGTCTTGGGCTTCCCCTCGCCGACACCCAATGCGGATTCAAGTTGTTCCGCCGCTCCGTAGCCCAGGACCTGTTTGCGGTGACCTGCGTGAATGGGTATGCATTCGACCTCGAAGTGCTCTACGTCGCCCAGCGACGCGGCTACCGCATCGCGGAAGTGCCGGTCAATTGGGCCGACCAGCCGGGCTCCAAAGTCCGCGTCTGGCGGGACGGTTTCACGATGCTGCAGGAACTGCTGGAGATTCGGAGGCGTGAGGCAGAGGGGTTCTACCATCCTCGAAGCCGTGAGCTCTTACAGCCGATCGAACCGGCCTTGGCGTCCATCGAACCCTCCCATCCGTAA
- a CDS encoding Do family serine endopeptidase, with protein sequence MVYRHRRSKVLSVLAGLTMVAATFPVGGSLTGYQAEAAGVPPAFAQGFSEIVKAVTPAVVNIAVTGGGEGRREGRRQLPPGGPFGGPPPGEEPPGMEPPGPPGGPPERGPHRPDQSAGSGVILDPNGYIVTNNHVVEGATQITVTLSDRREFPAKIVGTDPKTDLAIIKIEAKDLSSLKWGDYEELQVGDLVLAVGSPFGLSSTVTLGIISALGRGNVGIADYEDFIQTDAAINPGNSGGALVDMRGKLIGINTAIFSRTGGSEGIGFAIPSSIATDIVDSLTKTGKVVRGWMGVAIQEITPALAKSFKLPEQRKGVLISDVNENGPSHTAGMRRGDVVIAFNGKEVQSVSQLRNLVARTGVGKEADIKILRDGKEQTLKIKVAERPSDEVLAKREPGPSNAPTETVKPPDNVLASLRVQMLDAAMQSQLNLPAKTNGVVISSVEAGSAAEAAGLQRGDVIQEVNHEVVKSLEDYQKASAKVKKDEMVVLLLSRQGNNLFVAVNPK encoded by the coding sequence ATGGTGTATCGACATCGGCGCAGTAAGGTACTGTCCGTGCTCGCGGGTCTCACAATGGTTGCCGCTACATTTCCGGTCGGAGGATCGCTGACCGGGTATCAGGCTGAGGCGGCCGGTGTGCCCCCGGCGTTTGCCCAGGGATTCTCTGAAATCGTCAAGGCGGTGACCCCGGCAGTGGTGAATATTGCCGTGACCGGCGGCGGAGAGGGGCGTCGCGAAGGTCGTCGCCAACTCCCGCCTGGTGGACCCTTCGGCGGACCGCCTCCCGGTGAAGAACCTCCCGGCATGGAACCGCCGGGCCCTCCGGGTGGACCTCCGGAACGCGGACCGCATCGGCCGGATCAGAGCGCCGGCTCCGGCGTTATTCTGGATCCGAACGGCTATATCGTGACGAACAATCACGTCGTGGAAGGTGCAACCCAAATTACCGTGACGCTGTCCGATCGGCGTGAGTTTCCAGCCAAGATCGTTGGTACCGATCCCAAGACCGACCTGGCCATCATCAAGATTGAGGCCAAGGACCTGAGTTCCTTGAAGTGGGGGGATTATGAAGAGCTGCAGGTCGGCGATCTCGTGTTGGCCGTGGGCAGTCCCTTCGGCCTCAGTTCCACGGTGACGCTCGGCATCATCAGCGCATTGGGCCGAGGCAACGTGGGCATCGCCGACTATGAAGATTTCATTCAAACCGATGCGGCCATCAATCCGGGAAACTCCGGCGGCGCACTGGTCGACATGCGAGGGAAGCTGATCGGGATCAATACGGCGATCTTCTCGCGAACCGGCGGGTCGGAAGGCATTGGCTTCGCCATCCCTAGCAGCATTGCGACGGACATCGTGGACAGCCTGACCAAGACCGGGAAGGTGGTTCGGGGCTGGATGGGGGTCGCCATTCAGGAAATCACGCCGGCCCTCGCCAAGTCGTTCAAATTGCCCGAGCAGCGCAAGGGCGTCTTGATCAGCGACGTAAACGAGAACGGGCCGTCCCATACGGCCGGCATGCGCCGGGGCGATGTGGTCATCGCCTTCAACGGCAAGGAAGTGCAGAGCGTCAGCCAGTTGCGGAACCTCGTGGCCCGCACCGGGGTCGGGAAGGAAGCCGACATCAAGATTTTGCGCGACGGCAAGGAGCAAACCTTGAAGATCAAGGTCGCGGAGCGACCGTCGGATGAGGTGTTGGCCAAGCGGGAGCCGGGTCCGTCCAACGCGCCCACTGAGACCGTGAAGCCGCCGGACAATGTCTTGGCGTCCTTGCGTGTGCAGATGCTCGATGCGGCGATGCAGAGCCAGCTGAATTTGCCGGCCAAGACCAACGGGGTGGTCATCAGCTCCGTCGAGGCGGGCAGCGCCGCCGAAGCGGCAGGGCTGCAGCGCGGTGATGTGATCCAGGAAGTGAACCACGAGGTGGTGAAGAGCCTGGAGGACTATCAGAAGGCCTCCGCCAAGGTGAAGAAAGACGAGATGGTCGTCCTCTTGCTGAGCCGGCAGGGGAATAACCTGTTCGTAGCCGTCAACCCGAAGTAA
- the tatC gene encoding twin-arginine translocase subunit TatC, giving the protein MADGFKFQEWLQDTVFKPLEDKKMPVMEHLVELQVRLTRAVIVTAIIFVGTFFYADTLVKWIRVPLQNMFVPGSLSWVPTDLPTVPFVFLAPAEALWQNVKVAGLFALVLGTPYILIEFWHFVVPGLHVQERRFVGPFVILSTLAFYLGLLFSFFFVLPFALNFLISYGVNAGFIPQLSIAQYVGFALWFLLVFGFIFEVPLAITLLAKLGWVDAPLLKRYRKWAFLTAFIFAAILTPTPDPFNQCLMALPMYIFYEVGIVSAGIFNKKSAATSEESLVPAVAPVGQAAAKPVPPVSSGGGEGDYVGVPMGGSRRG; this is encoded by the coding sequence ATGGCTGACGGGTTCAAGTTTCAAGAGTGGCTGCAAGACACGGTCTTTAAGCCGCTTGAAGACAAAAAAATGCCGGTCATGGAGCATTTGGTCGAGCTCCAGGTCCGGCTGACGCGGGCCGTCATCGTGACGGCGATCATCTTTGTCGGCACGTTCTTTTACGCTGACACGCTCGTGAAGTGGATCCGGGTACCGCTACAGAACATGTTCGTGCCCGGGTCCCTCTCGTGGGTTCCGACGGATCTCCCTACCGTTCCCTTCGTCTTTCTCGCGCCGGCGGAAGCCCTCTGGCAGAACGTCAAGGTGGCCGGCCTCTTTGCTTTGGTGCTTGGAACCCCCTACATCCTGATTGAGTTCTGGCACTTCGTGGTGCCCGGTCTGCATGTCCAGGAGCGGCGGTTCGTGGGCCCCTTCGTGATTCTCAGCACGTTGGCGTTTTATCTGGGGCTGTTGTTCTCCTTCTTCTTCGTCTTGCCCTTCGCCCTCAACTTTTTGATTTCCTACGGGGTCAATGCCGGGTTCATTCCGCAATTGTCGATTGCGCAATATGTCGGCTTCGCGCTCTGGTTCTTGCTGGTCTTCGGATTCATTTTCGAGGTGCCTCTGGCCATTACGCTGCTGGCGAAGTTGGGCTGGGTCGATGCCCCCCTGTTGAAACGGTACCGAAAGTGGGCGTTCCTGACGGCGTTCATCTTCGCGGCCATCCTGACCCCGACGCCGGACCCCTTCAACCAATGTTTGATGGCGCTGCCGATGTACATCTTCTATGAAGTGGGCATCGTGAGCGCCGGCATTTTCAATAAGAAGTCTGCCGCAACTTCAGAAGAGAGCCTGGTGCCGGCTGTTGCGCCGGTAGGACAGGCGGCCGCCAAGCCGGTTCCCCCTGTGTCGTCCGGTGGCGGTGAGGGGGATTATGTCGGTGTGCCCATGGGGGGCAGTCGCCGAGGGTAG
- a CDS encoding Mrp/NBP35 family ATP-binding protein codes for MPRELNIISQPGSSSGGDACTYMWACAICDENETCQKDKEGHSRWLVAKRMERIEYKVLVMSNKGGVGKSTCTTNLAVSLALKGWHVGICDMDIHGPNIPKMVGAEGQKLKISTSGGIIPFQAYNLKIASMSFLLQNPDDPIIWRDAYKYEFINQLLGGVEWQDLNFLLIDLPPGTGNESVTTIDLLGNVSGAVIITTPQEVALLDSRKSVTFCKDSEVPIIGIVENMSGLECPHCHQHVEVFRKGGGEASAADMGVPFLGRIPLDPDVVMQSDAGEPFALFNSDTATAQAYHDIANQVEAFCKKSGSLVKLAPRHHH; via the coding sequence ATGCCACGCGAGTTAAATATTATCTCTCAGCCGGGTTCCAGCAGCGGGGGTGACGCCTGTACCTACATGTGGGCCTGCGCCATCTGCGACGAAAATGAAACATGCCAGAAGGATAAGGAAGGCCATAGCCGGTGGCTCGTCGCCAAGCGCATGGAACGGATCGAATACAAAGTGCTGGTGATGAGCAACAAGGGCGGGGTCGGCAAGAGCACCTGCACCACGAACTTGGCGGTGAGTTTGGCGCTCAAGGGATGGCACGTCGGGATTTGCGATATGGATATCCACGGACCCAACATTCCGAAAATGGTGGGGGCGGAAGGCCAGAAGCTCAAGATCAGCACGTCGGGCGGCATCATTCCCTTCCAAGCCTACAATCTCAAGATCGCCTCGATGTCGTTTCTGCTGCAGAATCCAGACGATCCGATCATTTGGCGCGACGCGTACAAGTATGAGTTCATCAACCAACTGTTGGGCGGCGTGGAGTGGCAGGATCTGAACTTCCTGCTGATCGATTTGCCTCCGGGAACCGGCAACGAATCGGTGACGACCATCGATCTCCTGGGCAATGTCAGCGGCGCGGTCATCATCACGACGCCGCAGGAAGTCGCCTTGCTCGATTCCCGCAAGTCGGTGACCTTCTGCAAGGACAGCGAGGTGCCGATCATCGGTATCGTCGAGAATATGAGCGGGTTGGAATGTCCCCATTGCCATCAACATGTAGAGGTGTTCCGCAAGGGCGGCGGGGAGGCGTCGGCAGCGGATATGGGCGTGCCGTTCCTGGGCCGGATTCCGCTGGATCCGGACGTGGTGATGCAGAGCGACGCTGGGGAACCCTTCGCGCTGTTCAATTCCGATACGGCGACGGCCCAGGCGTACCATGACATTGCCAACCAGGTTGAAGCCTTCTGTAAGAAGAGCGGCAGCCTGGTGAAGCTGGCTCCCCGCCACCATCACTGA